A window of the Microbacterium sp. AZCO genome harbors these coding sequences:
- the hisH gene encoding imidazole glycerol phosphate synthase subunit HisH, producing the protein MTRPVVAVLDYGSGNVHSAVKALDAAGADARLTSDRSLVLEADGLVVPGVGAFRAVMEALKASRGEELIGRRLAGGRPVLGICVGMQVLFERGVERGVDTEGLGEWPGTVTELDAPVLPHMGWNTVQAGAGSRLFAGIENERFYFVHSFGAQKWHLDVQPPFPQPSLTWCDYGSSPFLAAVENGPLSATQFHPEKSGSAGIRLLSNWIDGLGAANL; encoded by the coding sequence GTGACGCGACCCGTCGTCGCGGTGCTCGACTACGGGTCGGGCAATGTCCACTCCGCCGTGAAGGCGCTCGACGCCGCGGGCGCCGACGCGCGCCTCACGTCGGATCGTTCGCTCGTGCTCGAGGCCGACGGCCTCGTCGTGCCCGGCGTCGGCGCCTTCCGCGCCGTCATGGAGGCGCTCAAGGCCAGCCGCGGTGAGGAGCTCATCGGCCGCCGCCTCGCGGGCGGGCGCCCCGTCCTCGGCATCTGCGTCGGCATGCAGGTGCTCTTCGAGCGCGGCGTGGAGCGCGGCGTCGACACGGAGGGGCTCGGCGAGTGGCCGGGAACCGTGACCGAGCTCGACGCGCCCGTGCTTCCGCACATGGGCTGGAACACCGTGCAGGCAGGTGCGGGGAGCCGCCTGTTCGCGGGCATCGAGAACGAGCGCTTCTACTTCGTGCACTCCTTCGGAGCGCAGAAGTGGCACCTCGACGTGCAGCCGCCGTTCCCGCAGCCGAGCCTCACGTGGTGCGACTACGGCTCGTCTCCCTTCCTCGCCGCGGTCGAGAACGGGCCTCTCTCGGCCACCCAGTTCCACCCCGAGAAGTCGGGGAGTGCCGGCATCCGTCTCCTCTCCAATTGGATCGACGGGCTGGGCGCGGCTAACCTCTGA
- the lexA gene encoding transcriptional repressor LexA, whose product MTDASGRDKPQTRRRKSLSDKQLAILEVIQRSIARHGYPPSMREIGDAVGLKSLSSVTHQLNQLELSGYLRRDAGKTRAMEVLIDLPGVADENPADTAPAVGDAALVPLVGRIAAGVPITADQQIEEIFPLPRQLVGKGDLFMLKIVGESMIDAAICDGDWVVVRSQHDAQNGDIVAAMLDGEATVKAFRQRDGHTWLLPRNSAFEPILGDEAVVLGKVVAVLRAV is encoded by the coding sequence ATGACCGACGCGAGCGGCCGCGACAAGCCTCAGACCCGGCGGCGCAAGAGCCTCAGCGACAAGCAGCTCGCCATCCTGGAGGTCATCCAGCGCTCTATCGCGCGGCACGGGTATCCGCCGAGCATGCGCGAGATCGGGGACGCAGTCGGCCTCAAGTCGCTCTCGAGCGTCACCCATCAGCTCAACCAGCTCGAGCTGAGCGGCTACCTGCGCCGCGACGCCGGCAAGACGCGTGCGATGGAGGTGCTCATCGATCTTCCGGGCGTCGCCGACGAGAACCCGGCCGACACCGCCCCCGCCGTGGGCGACGCCGCCCTCGTGCCGCTCGTGGGCCGGATCGCGGCGGGAGTGCCGATCACGGCGGACCAGCAGATCGAGGAGATCTTCCCCCTCCCGCGTCAGCTCGTCGGCAAGGGCGACCTCTTCATGCTCAAGATCGTCGGGGAGTCGATGATCGACGCGGCGATCTGCGACGGCGACTGGGTCGTCGTCCGCTCGCAGCACGACGCCCAGAACGGCGACATCGTCGCGGCGATGCTCGACGGCGAGGCGACGGTCAAGGCCTTCCGGCAGCGCGACGGCCACACGTGGCTGCTCCCCCGCAACTCCGCGTTCGAGCCGATCCTGGGCGATGAGGCCGTCGTGCTCGGCAAGGTCGTCGCCGTCCTCCGCGCCGTTTAG
- a CDS encoding LysM peptidoglycan-binding domain-containing protein, producing MTAIGISSTAFRSTARRGSVRPSAASATRLRLTTRGRRVIAFLAALPAIVALAVALVVGGSSALASRDTGAPAGSFATVTVAAGESLWSIAEEVAPGADPRDVVDAIARLNALDGVTVSAGQRLAIPAEYAPAH from the coding sequence ATGACCGCCATCGGCATCTCGAGCACCGCTTTCCGCAGCACGGCCCGTCGAGGCTCGGTTCGTCCGAGCGCCGCCTCGGCCACGCGGCTGCGTCTGACGACGCGCGGCCGCCGGGTGATCGCGTTCCTCGCCGCGCTGCCCGCGATCGTGGCGCTCGCCGTCGCGCTCGTCGTGGGAGGGTCCTCGGCCCTCGCCTCGCGCGACACCGGTGCGCCCGCGGGATCGTTCGCGACCGTCACCGTCGCGGCCGGCGAGTCGCTGTGGTCGATCGCCGAGGAGGTCGCGCCCGGCGCCGACCCGCGCGACGTCGTCGACGCGATCGCGCGCCTCAACGCCCTCGACGGCGTCACCGTGTCGGCGGGGCAGCGTCTCGCGATCCCGGCCGAATACGCCCCCGCCCACTGA
- the hisB gene encoding imidazoleglycerol-phosphate dehydratase HisB has product MTARTASLRRATSESTVELDLDLDGTGRSHIDTTVPFFDHLLTAFAKHSLTDLTVRASGDTDIDAHHTAEDVSIVLGQAIRQALGDKSGISRYGDALVPLDEALAQAVVDISGRPYLVHTGEPAGFEFHLIGGHFTGSLVRHTFEAITFNAGLTVHVRVLEGRDPHHIAEAEFKAFARAFRQAKSLDPLVDGIPSTKGAL; this is encoded by the coding sequence ATGACCGCACGCACCGCGTCGCTCCGCCGCGCGACGAGCGAGTCCACTGTCGAGCTCGACCTCGACCTCGACGGCACGGGCCGCAGCCACATCGACACGACGGTCCCGTTCTTCGACCACCTCCTCACCGCCTTCGCCAAGCACTCGCTGACCGATCTCACGGTGCGCGCGTCGGGCGACACCGACATCGACGCGCATCACACGGCCGAGGATGTCTCGATCGTGCTCGGCCAGGCGATCCGCCAGGCCCTCGGTGACAAGTCGGGCATCTCTCGCTACGGCGACGCACTCGTCCCGCTCGACGAAGCGCTCGCGCAGGCCGTCGTCGACATCTCGGGCCGGCCCTACCTCGTGCACACGGGGGAGCCCGCCGGCTTCGAGTTCCACCTCATCGGCGGCCACTTCACGGGGTCGCTCGTCCGTCACACGTTCGAGGCCATCACGTTCAACGCGGGCCTCACCGTGCACGTCCGCGTGCTCGAGGGCCGCGACCCCCACCACATCGCGGAGGCCGAGTTCAAGGCGTTCGCGCGCGCCTTCCGCCAGGCGAAGTCGCTCGATCCGCTGGTCGACGGCATCCCGAGCACGAAGGGCGCGCTGTGA
- a CDS encoding histidinol-phosphate transaminase, translating to MGGVTVRLDQLPLRDDLRGMTPYGAPQAPLPVALNVNENTHPVPQEVADDILDSIAHALRDVNRYPDREFTDLREGFAAYLGHGLTRDQIWAANGSNEVLQHVLQAFAGPGRTAFGFAPTYSMYPLLTRATGATWVAGERAHDFGVSAESAAAQVADADPDVVFLCAPNNPTGTPMGLDVIEAVYDATDGIVIVDEAYFEFAPREERSALTLLPDRERLVISRTMSKAFAFAGARVGYLAADPAIVDALRLVRLPYHLSALTQAAASAALRHAPTMLRMVDEIVAQRDRISATLDALDYEPHESWTNFVLFGGVDDPAATWQALYDRGVLIRDVGIPNHLRVTAGTEAETTAFLDALASIDSGS from the coding sequence ATGGGAGGGGTGACCGTGCGCCTCGATCAGCTCCCGCTTCGCGACGACCTCCGCGGAATGACGCCCTACGGCGCTCCGCAGGCGCCGCTCCCCGTCGCTCTCAACGTCAACGAGAACACGCATCCTGTTCCGCAGGAGGTCGCCGACGACATCCTCGACTCGATCGCCCACGCCCTGCGCGACGTCAACCGCTATCCCGACCGCGAGTTCACCGACCTCCGGGAGGGTTTCGCCGCTTACCTCGGCCACGGGCTCACGCGCGATCAGATCTGGGCGGCCAACGGCTCCAACGAGGTCCTGCAGCACGTGCTGCAGGCGTTCGCCGGCCCCGGACGCACGGCGTTCGGATTCGCGCCGACGTACTCGATGTATCCGCTGCTCACCCGCGCCACGGGCGCGACGTGGGTCGCGGGCGAGCGGGCGCACGATTTCGGCGTCAGCGCGGAGAGTGCGGCGGCGCAGGTCGCGGATGCCGACCCCGACGTCGTCTTCCTCTGCGCCCCGAACAACCCGACGGGCACGCCCATGGGCCTCGACGTCATCGAGGCCGTCTACGACGCGACCGACGGCATCGTCATCGTCGACGAGGCGTACTTCGAGTTCGCCCCGCGCGAGGAGCGCTCGGCTCTGACGCTCCTGCCGGACCGCGAGCGACTCGTCATCTCCCGCACGATGAGCAAGGCCTTCGCCTTCGCTGGGGCGCGAGTCGGCTACCTCGCCGCCGATCCCGCCATCGTCGACGCCCTGCGGCTCGTGCGCCTGCCGTATCACCTCAGCGCGCTCACGCAGGCAGCCGCGTCCGCGGCGCTCCGGCACGCCCCGACCATGCTGCGCATGGTCGACGAGATCGTCGCGCAGCGCGACCGCATCTCGGCGACGCTCGACGCCCTCGACTACGAGCCGCACGAGTCGTGGACGAACTTCGTGCTGTTCGGCGGCGTCGACGACCCGGCCGCGACCTGGCAGGCGCTCTACGACCGCGGCGTGCTCATCCGCGACGTCGGCATCCCGAACCACCTGCGGGTCACCGCCGGCACGGAGGCCGAGACGACCGCGTTCCTCGACGCCCTCGCCTCGATAGACTCGGGCTCATGA